A window of the Rubeoparvulum massiliense genome harbors these coding sequences:
- a CDS encoding DHH family phosphoesterase, with product MPKFIMQRWHGIHMWFVLVALALLTGILFYYQWLLGMLGLFAIVTYVFLQNRIGKQLETELEQYLTTITYRVKKAGEEVFEQLPLGIILYNEENLIEWYNPFIAQLVGSNDSLVGLSIQDILPELVPFLGGVNKTVDTSINGRIYKLVLRAEERLIYLRDITEWKKLEKEHREEELVFGIIQMDNVDELAQAVDEQTHTMIVSKVIRAITEWTQQYDMVLRRYTNDKFFCILNRKTLQQLEQNRFDLLDMVRGMTKHQKIPLTLSIGIGAGIESMNDKADLAKSSLDIALGRGGDQAAVKDGPSLSFYGGKSNAIEKRTRVRARVISHAMRDLIRESDLVLIMTHVNPDLDAMGAAIGVLKAVQANGQKGFIVLDDHIFSIRHLMDEIERDEELKSHFISKEQALQKSTNRTLVVVVDTHRPSMVVEPKLVSGNRRIFVIDHHRRSEEFMEDPVLVYMEPYASSTCELVTELLQYHQQPITMNRLESTSLLAGIVVDTRNFMIRTGYRTFDAASYLKTHGADPSLVQKFLKEDLTTYIERNRFIDKTRLIFPKIALSTGHIANEAGHVLISQVADTLLGVSGIEASFVMAERDDGVIAISARSLGDLNVQVIMERMGGGGHLSSAAVQLSDTSMEETEKRLIEEIQRYLDEGSNIK from the coding sequence ATGCCGAAGTTTATCATGCAACGCTGGCATGGAATTCATATGTGGTTTGTCTTAGTTGCACTTGCCCTTTTGACGGGGATTCTTTTCTATTACCAGTGGCTTCTAGGCATGTTGGGGTTATTCGCGATTGTCACATATGTTTTCCTACAGAACCGTATTGGCAAACAATTGGAAACAGAGTTAGAGCAATACCTAACTACTATTACATACCGAGTGAAAAAGGCTGGTGAAGAAGTTTTTGAACAGCTTCCCCTTGGTATTATTCTTTATAATGAAGAGAATTTAATTGAATGGTATAATCCCTTTATTGCACAGCTGGTAGGCTCCAATGATTCATTAGTTGGTCTATCCATCCAGGACATTTTACCAGAGCTAGTTCCATTCCTCGGCGGAGTAAACAAAACGGTAGATACCAGTATCAACGGCCGTATCTATAAGCTGGTGTTGCGTGCAGAAGAACGACTGATCTACCTTCGTGATATTACCGAGTGGAAGAAGCTAGAGAAGGAACATCGGGAAGAAGAACTGGTCTTTGGGATCATCCAGATGGATAATGTGGATGAGTTGGCGCAAGCCGTCGATGAGCAAACTCATACCATGATTGTCAGCAAGGTAATTCGCGCCATCACTGAATGGACACAACAATATGACATGGTTTTACGTCGATATACCAATGATAAATTCTTCTGCATTTTAAATCGTAAGACGCTTCAGCAGTTAGAGCAGAATCGCTTTGATCTATTAGACATGGTTCGTGGGATGACCAAGCATCAAAAAATACCGCTAACATTAAGTATTGGAATTGGTGCAGGCATTGAATCCATGAATGACAAAGCAGACCTGGCGAAGTCCAGTCTAGATATTGCGTTAGGTCGTGGCGGGGATCAAGCTGCAGTCAAGGATGGGCCCAGTCTCTCCTTCTATGGTGGGAAGTCCAATGCCATTGAAAAACGTACCCGTGTTCGTGCCCGTGTCATCTCTCATGCCATGCGTGACCTAATCCGTGAGAGTGACCTTGTATTAATTATGACCCATGTGAATCCCGATTTGGATGCCATGGGAGCAGCCATCGGGGTACTAAAAGCGGTTCAAGCCAATGGACAGAAAGGCTTTATTGTCTTAGACGATCACATCTTCTCCATACGTCATCTCATGGATGAGATTGAACGGGATGAAGAGCTTAAATCACATTTCATTTCGAAAGAACAAGCATTACAAAAATCGACCAATCGAACCTTAGTGGTGGTTGTAGATACACATCGACCATCCATGGTGGTGGAACCGAAGCTAGTTAGTGGCAATCGTCGGATTTTTGTCATCGACCATCATCGTCGTTCCGAAGAGTTTATGGAGGATCCTGTGCTTGTTTATATGGAACCCTATGCCTCATCCACATGTGAATTAGTGACCGAGCTACTGCAATATCATCAGCAACCCATTACGATGAATCGCTTGGAATCAACATCGCTATTAGCAGGAATCGTTGTGGACACGCGAAACTTTATGATTCGTACAGGCTATCGCACATTTGATGCCGCTTCGTATTTAAAGACACATGGTGCAGATCCCAGTCTAGTTCAGAAGTTTTTAAAGGAAGATCTGACTACCTATATCGAACGCAATCGATTTATTGACAAGACACGCTTAATCTTTCCGAAAATTGCCCTCTCTACTGGGCATATTGCTAACGAAGCCGGACATGTTTTAATCTCTCAGGTAGCCGATACCTTATTGGGCGTCTCAGGCATTGAAGCCTCCTTTGTCATGGCGGAGAGAGATGATGGGGTGATTGCAATCAGCGCACGCTCCCTCGGCGATCTCAATGTACAGGTGATCATGGAACGAATGGGAGGCGGCGGTCATCTCAGCAGTGCAGCCGTTCAATTAAGTGATACATCAATGGAAGAGACAGAGAAACGATTAATTGAAGAGATCCAACGATACCTAGATGAAGGGAGTAATATAAAATGA
- a CDS encoding YybS family protein, with translation MRIKGLTEGALMVSVYTVLLLLSIYTPLFLIAFIFLPLPFTISTVRHGWKQGIFIAMVAVFITLIVSLPSILLTVMMALVGVTMGECYRRGRSAYTAFIWGLLASLGGQILTIFLTALLFDINIIEEIQHLINESVQTSKALLGQAGLAGNVDTIQQFTSMMTLMVPFMLLISSAQVALVNHWLTRKIAGRLGMEIVGFPPIDTWRLPTSLIWYYLILLLTSLLIPVQQGSGLHLILINAMPILQLAIMLQGLSFLAFLGKLKKWPKKWLVLFIIMMFLFPILFELVVLIGIMDLGFPIRSYFTNRG, from the coding sequence TTGAGAATCAAGGGACTAACTGAAGGGGCCTTAATGGTCAGTGTATATACTGTTCTATTATTACTAAGCATCTATACACCTCTATTTCTCATTGCATTTATTTTTCTACCGTTACCTTTTACGATATCCACGGTTCGTCATGGTTGGAAGCAAGGAATTTTTATAGCGATGGTAGCTGTATTTATTACCTTGATTGTTAGTTTGCCTTCCATCCTCCTCACCGTGATGATGGCATTGGTTGGGGTCACGATGGGGGAATGCTATCGTCGAGGACGGAGTGCGTATACTGCATTTATCTGGGGCTTACTAGCCTCTCTAGGAGGCCAAATTCTAACCATCTTCTTAACAGCCCTCCTCTTTGATATTAATATTATTGAAGAGATCCAACATTTGATCAATGAAAGCGTGCAGACAAGCAAGGCACTCTTAGGACAAGCAGGACTAGCAGGAAATGTGGATACCATCCAGCAGTTCACCTCTATGATGACGCTGATGGTACCATTTATGCTTCTTATTTCATCAGCACAAGTAGCACTGGTGAATCATTGGTTAACTCGCAAGATTGCAGGCCGTTTAGGCATGGAAATTGTGGGATTTCCGCCCATCGATACATGGCGATTACCTACTTCTTTGATCTGGTATTACTTAATTCTGTTATTAACATCCTTACTCATACCAGTGCAACAAGGAAGTGGTTTGCATCTTATTTTGATTAATGCCATGCCAATTTTACAGTTGGCCATAATGCTCCAAGGATTATCTTTTCTAGCCTTCCTGGGTAAGCTGAAAAAATGGCCAAAGAAATGGCTGGTTCTATTTATCATTATGATGTTTCTCTTTCCTATCTTGTTTGAACTTGTGGTTCTCATCGGGATCATGGACTTAGGTTTCCCAATACGATCCTACTTTACAAATAGGGGATGA
- the rpsR gene encoding 30S ribosomal protein S18: MARGGRKGRRRKVCYFTANKITKIDYKDIDLLKKFISERGKILPRRVTGTSSKYQRQLTVAIKRARQMALLPYSNE; the protein is encoded by the coding sequence ATGGCACGTGGAGGTCGCAAAGGTCGTCGCCGTAAGGTGTGTTACTTTACAGCAAATAAGATCACAAAAATCGACTATAAAGATATTGATCTATTAAAGAAATTCATTAGTGAACGTGGGAAGATTCTTCCTCGTCGCGTAACTGGTACTTCATCCAAGTACCAACGTCAATTGACAGTAGCTATCAAACGCGCTCGTCAAATGGCATTACTACCATACTCTAACGAGTAA